A DNA window from Capnocytophaga sp. ARDL2 contains the following coding sequences:
- a CDS encoding DUF47 domain-containing protein produces MSLNSIFHLLVPKDKVFYPLFQQAAHKLIELSETLDQAVNLPQDEREAFLKEVEVLKSEIETIAQTMRMELSRNFITPMDREDIYALISTVNEVADYLSTAASRMRTYQIDKVTKPLRKLTEANLEACKEVSEAILLLNTMKHIEKISEKTKIIYRLERKADKVYDKAIADIFENETNAIEIIKYKEVMDALETATDSCRKVANVLDEITVKYA; encoded by the coding sequence ATGTCACTAAATTCTATTTTTCATTTATTAGTACCAAAGGACAAAGTGTTTTATCCTTTGTTTCAACAAGCTGCACACAAATTAATAGAGCTATCTGAAACATTAGATCAAGCGGTAAATCTTCCCCAAGACGAACGTGAAGCTTTCTTGAAAGAAGTTGAAGTATTAAAATCTGAAATCGAAACAATCGCACAAACAATGCGTATGGAATTGAGTAGAAACTTTATCACACCAATGGATAGAGAAGATATTTACGCATTGATTTCTACGGTAAACGAGGTAGCAGATTACTTGAGTACCGCTGCATCGAGAATGCGTACGTATCAAATTGACAAAGTAACAAAACCTCTGAGAAAACTGACAGAAGCAAACCTTGAAGCTTGTAAAGAGGTATCAGAGGCTATCTTGTTGCTAAACACGATGAAACATATTGAAAAAATTTCTGAAAAAACGAAAATTATCTATCGTTTGGAAAGAAAAGCTGATAAAGTTTATGACAAAGCCATTGCCGATATTTTTGAGAACGAGACCAATGCCATTGAAATCATCAAATACAAAGAGGTGATGGATGCCTTGGAGACAGCAACAGATAGTTGTAGAAAAGTAGCCAATGTATTGGATGAAATTACTGTAAAATACGCTTAA
- a CDS encoding TonB-dependent receptor plug domain-containing protein — protein MKKCSDLKVFLLPYFIFTSLAHAQEPTTDVDELEEIVIYDQRKIENIQKEVAKVKTLTEEDIKNMAAVNLAEVLSQQANMRIITDETSGKTTISLLGLDAKYFKILIDNVPVVSDEGVGNNVDLSQIQLDNIERIELIEGAMGVTHGANAVGGVLNIITKKNSRTKWDITAFLQEETLRNEYNLSNRGRHIQNLRIARKLNDNWMVSIGGNRDHSFGLYDNFMGKNHKFNDGLRGYKWLPSEKYNGFAFVNFNSANDWRFNYRINYFQSDIQSVSKHVIDAYNSNLGSYKYANDQIFKNKNIQHLLNFNYGNSNDWALNSSISYQKQSRNIEKYRYIISTEESQNHTVEKNREMDVFYTKTEFDKSYNNGKFHLTIGNENIVSKGFAWVDSELNKKTSIEKFINNYDAYSLLIYRPNTKWSLSGGGRYSVQSVFSNQWAVSFHSTKTFGKDYEWRIGLGKSYRTPEFDELYSRVIFEGHYFVGNEHLLPERSLSMDSHLNKTFVFSKNNQLNSGISTNVLNVKDRITTALIGFDGAIPMYEMMNVSSYQSFHLSTKQNYQYHHWNFGIGASFVWISQLIDNKQFKTDDRYLFNNNANAQIGYKIPKWHGHFNLFYNFFGKSQSWRAMNDGYYLSEISPFGLLDLSYRQQLFNNRWEVTVGARNVLNNEEITYKTQFKKLVIEEKVRRSSGRNFFFRIAYNFKK, from the coding sequence ATGAAAAAGTGTAGTGATTTAAAAGTTTTTCTACTCCCCTATTTCATTTTTACATCCCTTGCTCACGCTCAAGAACCTACTACGGATGTTGATGAATTGGAAGAAATCGTTATCTACGACCAGAGAAAAATTGAAAATATTCAAAAAGAAGTGGCTAAAGTAAAGACACTTACCGAAGAAGACATAAAAAATATGGCGGCGGTAAACCTCGCCGAAGTATTGAGTCAACAAGCCAACATGAGAATCATCACAGATGAAACTTCTGGTAAAACCACTATTTCACTATTAGGCTTAGATGCAAAATATTTCAAAATCCTAATCGACAATGTGCCTGTGGTAAGTGATGAAGGTGTGGGAAATAATGTAGATTTATCTCAAATTCAATTAGATAACATCGAACGCATTGAACTCATAGAAGGTGCTATGGGAGTGACTCACGGTGCCAATGCCGTAGGAGGTGTTTTGAATATTATAACTAAGAAAAATAGTCGTACTAAATGGGATATCACAGCATTTTTGCAAGAAGAAACCCTGCGAAATGAATACAACTTGAGCAACAGAGGAAGACATATTCAAAATTTGCGAATTGCCAGAAAACTCAACGATAATTGGATGGTTTCGATTGGAGGAAATAGAGATCATTCGTTTGGATTGTACGACAATTTTATGGGAAAAAATCACAAATTCAACGATGGTTTGAGAGGTTATAAATGGCTTCCTTCTGAAAAATACAATGGATTTGCCTTTGTCAATTTCAACAGTGCCAATGATTGGAGATTCAATTATCGCATCAATTATTTTCAGAGTGATATACAATCTGTTTCAAAACATGTAATCGATGCATACAACAGTAATTTAGGAAGTTATAAATATGCCAATGACCAAATTTTTAAAAATAAAAATATACAACATTTACTGAATTTCAACTATGGAAATTCAAATGATTGGGCATTGAACTCATCGATTTCATATCAAAAACAAAGTCGAAACATCGAAAAGTATAGATACATTATTTCTACAGAAGAATCTCAAAACCATACAGTAGAAAAAAATCGTGAAATGGATGTATTTTATACAAAAACAGAGTTTGATAAATCGTATAACAATGGAAAATTTCACCTAACCATTGGAAACGAAAATATTGTCAGTAAAGGATTTGCTTGGGTAGATAGCGAACTAAACAAAAAGACCAGCATCGAAAAATTTATCAACAATTATGATGCGTACTCGCTACTTATCTATAGACCCAATACAAAATGGAGCTTGAGCGGTGGTGGTCGCTATTCGGTACAATCGGTGTTTAGCAATCAATGGGCAGTGAGTTTTCATAGTACCAAAACCTTTGGTAAGGACTATGAATGGCGAATAGGTTTGGGAAAATCGTACCGCACACCAGAGTTTGATGAATTGTATTCGCGTGTCATTTTCGAGGGACATTATTTTGTAGGAAACGAACATCTTTTGCCAGAGCGTTCGCTATCTATGGATTCGCATCTCAACAAAACTTTTGTTTTTTCAAAAAATAATCAATTAAACAGCGGAATATCTACCAATGTTTTGAATGTAAAAGATCGTATTACTACAGCATTGATAGGTTTTGACGGAGCAATTCCGATGTATGAAATGATGAATGTAAGCAGCTATCAAAGTTTTCATTTATCAACCAAGCAAAACTATCAATACCATCATTGGAATTTTGGGATAGGTGCTTCTTTTGTTTGGATTTCACAATTGATTGACAACAAACAGTTTAAAACAGACGACAGATATTTGTTCAACAACAATGCAAATGCTCAAATAGGATATAAAATTCCCAAATGGCACGGACATTTTAACCTCTTTTACAACTTTTTCGGAAAAAGTCAGTCGTGGCGAGCGATGAACGATGGTTATTATTTAAGTGAAATATCTCCGTTTGGTCTCCTCGATCTATCCTATCGTCAGCAATTATTCAACAATCGATGGGAAGTAACCGTTGGTGCAAGAAATGTGTTGAACAATGAGGAAATAACCTATAAAACACAATTTAAAAAATTAGTTATCGAAGAAAAAGTACGCCGATCAAGTGGAAGAAATTTCTTTTTCAGAATTGCATATAATTTCAAAAAATAA
- a CDS encoding HmuY family protein: protein MKKVVFTLSMLALLASCGDDNTTPKKDENPIKPEEPAVVEKKVMTASIGGGTQPNHVYIDLSTGKETPVVRDAWDLGFYCGNDNRVIINNTIKMAVKPLETTNIDEVVTADYTVAVSPNVAASNGWVDSPFGILASNNPGGGTAIAEISENPDLNKVYLVNLGDDVANAAAPETGAVNLSGAPRGWKKIKINRQGDKYILHYANLNETTHKTIEISKNNTHNFVFFNLKDEKIVNNQPEKTKWDISFTGHTLYTGQSMQDAVLYYFADICLTNIHGGAISYQVELESGQQRDTQYENFKLADVDQAQFTAAANQHQLTIGRKWRNTMSRTLKDNAFYVIKDAEGNIFKLKFLAMMNDAGERGHTTFEYQLLK, encoded by the coding sequence ATGAAAAAAGTAGTATTTACATTATCAATGTTGGCTTTATTAGCCTCATGTGGAGACGATAATACAACTCCAAAAAAAGATGAAAATCCAATCAAACCAGAAGAACCAGCTGTTGTAGAGAAAAAAGTTATGACAGCTTCTATCGGTGGTGGTACACAACCCAATCATGTGTATATCGACCTTTCTACAGGAAAGGAAACGCCGGTAGTGCGTGATGCATGGGATTTGGGATTTTATTGTGGAAATGACAACAGAGTGATTATCAACAACACAATAAAAATGGCTGTAAAACCATTGGAAACAACCAATATCGATGAAGTTGTAACAGCTGATTATACTGTGGCTGTTTCACCAAATGTAGCAGCTTCAAATGGATGGGTTGACAGTCCGTTTGGAATTTTAGCTTCAAATAATCCAGGAGGTGGAACCGCAATCGCTGAAATTTCAGAAAACCCAGACTTAAACAAAGTATATTTGGTAAACTTAGGAGATGATGTAGCCAATGCTGCGGCTCCTGAAACAGGTGCTGTCAATTTATCAGGAGCTCCACGAGGATGGAAAAAAATCAAAATCAATCGTCAAGGTGATAAATACATTTTACATTATGCAAATTTGAACGAAACAACTCATAAAACGATTGAAATTTCGAAAAACAATACGCACAATTTTGTGTTTTTCAACTTGAAAGACGAGAAAATCGTAAACAATCAACCAGAAAAAACAAAATGGGACATTAGTTTTACAGGACATACTTTATATACAGGTCAGTCGATGCAAGATGCTGTATTGTACTATTTTGCAGACATTTGTTTGACAAATATTCACGGTGGAGCAATTTCATATCAAGTAGAATTGGAGTCTGGTCAACAACGCGATACTCAATACGAAAACTTTAAATTGGCCGATGTAGATCAAGCACAATTTACTGCGGCTGCCAATCAACATCAGTTGACCATCGGTAGAAAATGGCGTAATACGATGAGCCGTACACTCAAGGACAATGCGTTTTATGTAATCAAAGATGCTGAAGGAAATATTTTCAAATTGAAATTCCTTGCTATGATGAACGATGCTGGTGAAAGAGGTCATACTACTTTTGAATATCAATTGTTGAAATAA
- a CDS encoding T9SS type A sorting domain-containing protein gives MKKIYITLLCMLGVAFQGNSQVSNYIFSTENNTYQELTDATVIATAQNQFGAMLDENIYTESLPFPFYFNGNQYNQVHISTDGFVFFGSFIPNENQYYFKPIPLSHPFSGIIAGFNDDLIGYFTDAQDPGTISVKTVGTAPNREYVIQWKNFTRFQATIHGGYLLGHFDINFQIRLHENGTIKSVYDVNAVGEPSGIYITAGLRGINTADFNVRTNHNVSAATWQNTVAATTVMGQAGMIFTPISAPPSNGFTYVWTPENVDVINCESVESFTMNFENMNTIELFSNHCWNRNNTDVPPFTVLNNWNGNPLPDNALRVYKGSGAGDLILVSPELTTTNGTHGISFDLESMLVVEPYNLLTGQEKIVVGTMASATDFASFIPTEFEFPLTSMGTKETTAITFPQGHKFVALKFDLQTLGNKTILIDNIKWHTALSNKKIDVSQVNLFPNPTKDILYIETDLFIKNIQLYDFSGRMLLQTEKKSIDLHALSQGNYLLTIETTDGSKGSFKVSKH, from the coding sequence ATGAAAAAAATTTACATTACCTTATTGTGTATGTTGGGAGTCGCCTTTCAAGGAAATTCTCAAGTGAGCAATTATATATTTAGTACAGAAAACAACACCTACCAAGAATTGACAGATGCCACAGTTATAGCAACTGCTCAAAATCAATTTGGTGCTATGTTGGATGAAAATATTTATACCGAAAGCTTGCCTTTTCCATTTTATTTCAATGGAAATCAATACAATCAAGTACATATTTCTACCGATGGATTTGTATTTTTCGGAAGTTTTATTCCTAACGAAAATCAATACTATTTCAAACCAATTCCTTTGAGCCATCCGTTTTCTGGTATTATTGCAGGTTTCAATGACGATTTGATTGGTTATTTTACAGATGCACAAGACCCAGGAACCATTTCGGTAAAAACTGTAGGTACTGCTCCCAATCGAGAATATGTGATTCAGTGGAAAAACTTTACTCGTTTTCAAGCAACTATACATGGAGGGTATCTATTAGGACATTTTGATATCAATTTTCAAATTAGATTGCATGAAAATGGAACAATAAAAAGTGTATATGATGTAAATGCTGTAGGCGAACCCTCAGGAATATATATTACCGCAGGTTTGAGAGGTATTAATACAGCAGATTTTAATGTAAGAACCAATCACAATGTATCAGCTGCTACTTGGCAAAATACCGTTGCAGCAACTACCGTAATGGGACAAGCTGGAATGATTTTCACCCCTATTTCAGCACCTCCAAGCAATGGATTTACTTATGTTTGGACTCCAGAAAATGTTGATGTAATCAATTGTGAGTCGGTGGAGTCATTTACTATGAATTTTGAAAATATGAATACTATAGAATTGTTTTCAAATCACTGTTGGAATAGAAACAATACTGATGTACCACCATTTACTGTATTAAACAACTGGAACGGAAATCCACTACCCGACAATGCACTTAGAGTTTACAAAGGGAGTGGCGCAGGAGATTTGATTTTAGTTTCACCCGAATTGACTACTACCAATGGCACTCACGGAATTAGTTTTGACCTCGAGAGTATGTTGGTAGTTGAACCCTACAATTTATTGACAGGTCAGGAAAAAATTGTTGTAGGTACTATGGCATCAGCTACGGATTTTGCATCCTTTATACCGACAGAATTTGAGTTTCCTTTGACCTCTATGGGTACAAAAGAAACAACTGCCATAACATTTCCACAAGGACATAAGTTCGTCGCGTTGAAATTTGATTTGCAAACCCTTGGAAATAAAACTATTTTGATAGACAATATCAAATGGCATACAGCATTGAGCAACAAAAAAATTGATGTTTCTCAAGTAAATTTATTTCCTAATCCTACTAAAGATATATTGTACATCGAAACTGATTTGTTTATAAAAAACATTCAATTGTATGATTTTTCAGGTAGAATGTTGTTGCAAACAGAGAAAAAATCCATTGATTTACACGCTCTTTCACAAGGAAATTATTTACTTACTATAGAAACAACCGACGGAAGTAAAGGAAGTTTTAAAGTGAGTAAACATTAA
- a CDS encoding T9SS type A sorting domain-containing protein: MSKKPTTDFITIETDLDIKFIDFFDSIGKHLETTNEKTINLQPFETGFYILTIEATDGSKGSFKVMKK, from the coding sequence ATATCCAAAAAACCTACGACGGATTTTATTACCATAGAAACGGATTTGGATATCAAGTTTATAGATTTTTTTGATTCTATAGGTAAACATCTTGAAACTACAAATGAGAAAACCATCAATTTGCAACCATTTGAAACTGGATTCTATATTCTTACTATCGAAGCAACTGATGGAAGTAAAGGTAGTTTTAAAGTAATGAAAAAATAA
- a CDS encoding ChaN family lipoprotein, producing the protein MKALLTIYFLLLTFFGFSQEKKAFELYDAIGKKVSYYKMMKQLEKQDVVFFGEFHNNTLVHWLQLQVLKDLSNKRLMRFGLEMFERDQQEIINRYLNDEINEKAFDTLTRFWSNYSTDYHPMVNFAKEQNIPVIATNVPRKYANMLFKQGEEILYNLPSEEKQWIAPLPFPFDAELSSYIKMLDMFENETRKNLNFPKAQAIKDATMAYSIVENWKPNSLFFHINGSFHTNHYEGIIWYVNHYNPNLKIKSITVVEVDDISTFNTEDKLLADYIFYIPSDMIKSY; encoded by the coding sequence ATGAAAGCACTACTTACAATTTACTTTTTACTACTTACTTTTTTCGGTTTTTCCCAAGAAAAAAAGGCATTTGAATTATACGATGCCATAGGAAAAAAAGTATCTTATTACAAAATGATGAAACAATTGGAAAAGCAAGATGTGGTGTTTTTTGGAGAATTTCACAACAATACGCTGGTACATTGGTTGCAATTGCAAGTTTTGAAGGATTTATCTAATAAACGCTTGATGAGGTTTGGTCTGGAAATGTTTGAAAGAGATCAACAAGAGATTATCAATCGATATCTAAACGACGAAATAAATGAAAAAGCCTTTGATACTTTAACGCGTTTTTGGAGCAATTATTCCACAGATTATCATCCGATGGTCAATTTTGCTAAAGAACAAAACATCCCAGTTATTGCTACCAATGTACCTCGAAAATATGCGAATATGCTTTTTAAACAAGGTGAAGAAATATTGTACAATTTGCCTTCAGAGGAAAAACAATGGATTGCTCCACTCCCCTTTCCCTTTGATGCAGAGTTGAGTAGTTACATAAAAATGCTGGATATGTTTGAGAATGAAACTCGCAAAAACCTCAATTTTCCAAAAGCTCAAGCAATAAAAGACGCAACTATGGCGTATAGTATCGTAGAAAATTGGAAACCAAACAGTTTATTTTTTCATATCAATGGGAGTTTTCATACCAATCATTACGAAGGAATCATTTGGTATGTAAATCATTACAATCCAAACTTGAAAATTAAAAGTATCACCGTAGTCGAAGTAGATGATATTTCTACTTTCAATACAGAAGATAAACTTTTAGCGGATTATATTTTTTATATTCCAAGTGATATGATAAAGAGTTATTAA
- a CDS encoding CBS domain-containing protein, whose translation MKQRVPVSQIMAKALIVVDPTKKVSEVNEMFSHYNIRHIPVVEGSKLVGLVSKNDVLKLGYGAGDVDQATLKAIYDTYQLKDVMVKSPLTVTTDTNIKEVAEILSTQSFHSLPVVENDEIAGMVTTTDLVKYLLEQY comes from the coding sequence ATGAAACAAAGAGTACCAGTATCACAAATTATGGCTAAAGCTTTAATCGTAGTTGACCCAACTAAAAAAGTAAGTGAAGTAAACGAAATGTTTTCTCATTACAACATTCGTCACATTCCTGTAGTAGAAGGTTCAAAATTGGTTGGATTAGTTAGTAAAAATGATGTTTTGAAATTAGGTTACGGAGCTGGGGATGTAGATCAGGCAACTTTAAAAGCTATTTATGATACATATCAATTGAAAGATGTGATGGTAAAATCGCCTTTGACTGTTACAACAGATACAAATATCAAAGAAGTAGCTGAAATTTTGTCAACTCAAAGTTTCCACTCATTGCCAGTAGTAGAAAACGATGAAATTGCAGGTATGGTAACAACAACTGATTTGGTTAAATATCTTTTAGAGCAATATTAA
- the uvrB gene encoding excinuclease ABC subunit UvrB: MQFQINSDFKPTGDQPEAIKQLVNGIENNEQFQTLVGVTGSGKTFTIANVIKEVQRPTLVLAHNKTLAAQLYSEFKSFFPNNAVEYFVSYYDYYQPEAYIPVTGTYIEKDLSINEDLEKMRLSTTSSLLSGRRDVLVVASVSCLYGIGNPIEFQKNVIKLERDMDITRTKLLQDLAQSLYARTEGEFLHGNFRIKGDTVEVYPSYADDPFRIHFFGDTIEEIECFDAKTSKVIECYDKLNIYPANMFVTSPDVLHNAIWEIQQDLVKQVQYFKEIGKNLEAKRLEERTNFDLEMIKELGYCSGIENYSRYLDQREPGTRPFCLLDYFPDDFLMVIDESHVTVSQVHAMYGGDRSRKENLVEYGFRLPAAMDNRPLKFEEFEALLNQVIYVSATPADYELQKSNGVVVEQIIRPTGVLDPIVEVRPTQDQIDDLVEEIHQRAEKDERVLVTTLTKRMAEELAKYFDKIGIRCRYVHSDVDTLERVEIMQDLRRGLFDVLIGVNLLREGLDLPEVSLVAILDADKEGFLRNVKSLIQTIGRAARNVNGKAILYADKITKSMEIAIEQTNYRREKQAAYNKKHGIVPKQLEKNIDSALTTAITNADTKYNIGNDSMQIVAEEENISYLNNSQLDKLVKTKTKEMEKAAKELDFIKAAQLRDEIKVLKERLAQK; this comes from the coding sequence ATGCAATTTCAAATAAATTCTGATTTTAAACCTACGGGAGATCAACCAGAAGCGATAAAACAATTGGTCAACGGTATAGAAAATAACGAACAATTTCAAACCTTGGTTGGGGTTACTGGTTCTGGTAAAACTTTTACTATTGCCAATGTAATCAAAGAGGTGCAAAGACCTACTTTGGTTCTGGCTCATAATAAGACTTTAGCAGCTCAGTTGTATTCAGAATTTAAGAGTTTTTTTCCGAATAATGCGGTAGAATATTTTGTTTCGTACTACGATTACTATCAACCCGAAGCCTATATACCTGTTACTGGTACCTATATCGAAAAAGATTTATCTATAAATGAAGATTTAGAGAAAATGCGACTAAGTACTACTTCCTCTTTATTGTCAGGAAGAAGAGATGTATTGGTTGTGGCTTCTGTTTCCTGTTTATATGGTATTGGAAATCCTATAGAATTTCAGAAAAATGTAATTAAACTTGAAAGAGACATGGATATCACTCGTACCAAATTACTCCAAGATCTTGCTCAAAGTTTGTATGCTCGTACAGAAGGTGAATTTCTACATGGTAATTTTAGAATAAAAGGTGATACTGTCGAGGTTTATCCAAGTTATGCCGACGATCCGTTTCGCATTCATTTTTTTGGAGACACCATTGAAGAAATTGAATGTTTCGATGCTAAAACTTCAAAAGTTATCGAATGCTATGATAAACTGAATATTTATCCTGCCAATATGTTTGTTACATCTCCAGATGTGCTGCACAATGCGATTTGGGAAATTCAACAAGATTTGGTAAAACAAGTTCAATATTTCAAAGAAATAGGAAAAAATTTAGAAGCAAAACGCCTTGAAGAACGAACCAATTTCGATTTGGAAATGATAAAAGAATTAGGGTATTGTTCGGGAATTGAAAATTATTCTCGTTATCTCGACCAAAGAGAACCAGGTACAAGACCGTTCTGTTTGTTGGATTATTTCCCAGATGATTTTTTGATGGTAATTGACGAATCTCATGTAACCGTTTCTCAAGTTCATGCGATGTATGGTGGAGATCGTTCTCGTAAGGAAAATCTAGTAGAATATGGATTTAGATTACCAGCTGCTATGGACAATCGTCCTTTGAAATTTGAAGAATTTGAGGCTTTACTCAATCAAGTGATTTATGTATCGGCGACTCCAGCTGATTACGAATTGCAAAAATCCAATGGGGTAGTGGTGGAGCAAATCATTCGACCTACAGGCGTACTTGACCCAATTGTAGAAGTGCGTCCAACCCAAGACCAAATAGATGATTTGGTAGAAGAAATTCATCAAAGAGCCGAAAAAGACGAACGCGTTTTAGTTACTACTTTGACCAAGCGTATGGCGGAAGAATTGGCAAAATATTTCGATAAAATTGGTATTCGTTGTCGATATGTACATTCAGATGTCGATACTTTAGAGCGAGTAGAGATTATGCAAGATTTACGTCGTGGTTTGTTTGATGTGTTGATTGGAGTAAATTTATTACGAGAAGGATTGGATTTGCCAGAGGTTTCATTGGTAGCGATTTTAGATGCTGACAAAGAAGGTTTTTTGCGTAATGTAAAATCATTGATTCAGACCATTGGTCGTGCGGCTCGAAATGTCAATGGAAAAGCAATTCTCTATGCCGATAAAATAACTAAAAGTATGGAAATAGCTATCGAACAAACCAATTATCGCAGAGAAAAACAAGCCGCTTACAACAAAAAACACGGTATTGTACCAAAACAATTGGAAAAAAACATAGATTCGGCTTTGACAACTGCAATAACAAACGCTGATACCAAATACAATATAGGAAATGATTCTATGCAAATTGTGGCAGAAGAAGAAAACATTTCGTATTTAAACAACTCACAATTAGATAAATTGGTTAAAACCAAAACCAAAGAAATGGAAAAAGCAGCTAAAGAATTAGATTTTATTAAAGCAGCTCAACTGAGAGATGAAATTAAAGTTTTAAAAGAGCGTTTAGCACAAAAATAA
- a CDS encoding OmpA family protein encodes MKKLTFPLLALVLGATTANAQTSDYNKWSIDVNFGSTKPTNPFATGYYADTFFSLPHADAGVRYMFNNKFGLKADFGYDYIKQGETSAYFRQAAYRTSLQGVANLGRILNFEEWTKVFNVQFHLGGGYSWTTPVDGKVGGISYDKDQTGHIITGITGQVKLGKRAALNADFTMVNFTRKHITWDGTAYTDRNADRAFNASLYNATVGLSFYLGGNGEHADWYANDDLTNRVTSLESRVSDIENKMLDSDNDGVADYLDLEPNTPLGNIVDVKGRSIDLNKNGIPDSYEAYFAQNYGGTKSNAPLTQADSNTVKGLINDGYVAVYFDFDKSQPKNVESIDFILTYLKSNPNASVEVLGYADSIGSTSYNNRLSEKRAKNVAKILEQAGISSSRLTVRGEGENTSIDGRNKSTARFARKVTFRVK; translated from the coding sequence ATGAAAAAATTGACTTTTCCATTGTTAGCTCTAGTGTTAGGAGCTACTACAGCAAACGCTCAAACATCAGACTATAATAAATGGTCAATTGATGTAAATTTTGGTTCAACAAAGCCAACAAATCCATTTGCAACAGGTTATTATGCTGATACTTTCTTCAGTTTACCTCACGCTGATGCTGGTGTTCGTTATATGTTCAACAACAAGTTTGGTTTGAAGGCTGATTTTGGTTACGACTATATCAAGCAAGGAGAGACTTCAGCATATTTCAGACAAGCTGCTTATAGAACATCATTGCAAGGGGTTGCTAATCTTGGTAGAATTTTAAACTTTGAAGAGTGGACTAAAGTATTCAACGTACAATTCCACTTGGGAGGAGGTTACTCTTGGACTACTCCAGTAGATGGTAAAGTAGGTGGTATTTCTTATGACAAAGATCAAACAGGTCATATCATTACTGGAATCACTGGTCAAGTAAAATTAGGGAAAAGAGCTGCTTTAAACGCTGATTTCACTATGGTAAACTTTACAAGAAAGCACATCACATGGGATGGAACAGCTTACACTGATAGAAATGCAGACAGAGCTTTCAACGCTTCATTGTACAACGCTACTGTAGGTTTGTCTTTCTACTTAGGTGGAAACGGAGAGCACGCAGATTGGTATGCTAATGATGATTTGACTAACAGAGTTACTTCATTGGAATCAAGAGTGTCTGATATCGAAAACAAAATGTTAGATTCTGACAATGACGGTGTAGCAGATTACTTAGATTTAGAGCCTAACACTCCACTAGGAAACATTGTTGATGTTAAAGGACGTTCTATCGACTTGAACAAAAACGGTATTCCAGATTCTTACGAGGCATATTTTGCACAAAACTACGGTGGTACAAAATCTAATGCTCCTTTGACTCAAGCAGATTCAAACACTGTGAAAGGTTTGATCAACGATGGTTATGTAGCAGTTTACTTTGACTTCGATAAATCTCAACCTAAAAATGTTGAATCTATCGATTTTATCTTAACTTACTTGAAGTCTAATCCAAACGCTTCTGTTGAAGTATTAGGATATGCTGATTCAATAGGTTCTACAAGCTACAACAACAGATTGTCAGAAAAGAGAGCTAAAAACGTAGCTAAAATCTTAGAACAAGCTGGAATTTCTAGCTCAAGATTGACAGTAAGAGGAGAAGGTGAAAATACTTCTATCGACGGAAGAAACAAATCTACTGCTAGATTTGCTAGAAAAGTAACTTTCAGAGTAAAATAA
- a CDS encoding DUF3817 domain-containing protein: MLKLFKIVGLLEGISYIVLFFNMLVIKNMNFDLYKTLLFPIGMSHGILFVAYIILAILLKEKYQWSLGKFFKIAIASVIPFGTFYSEKKWLNE; this comes from the coding sequence ATGCTAAAACTGTTTAAAATCGTGGGTCTATTAGAAGGTATTTCTTATATCGTGTTGTTCTTTAATATGTTGGTGATAAAAAATATGAATTTTGATTTATATAAAACATTATTATTTCCAATAGGAATGTCACATGGAATACTTTTTGTAGCATACATTATATTAGCCATTCTTTTGAAAGAAAAATACCAGTGGAGTTTAGGAAAATTTTTTAAGATTGCCATTGCTTCAGTAATACCATTTGGTACATTTTATTCAGAAAAAAAATGGTTAAACGAATAA